The Camelus ferus isolate YT-003-E chromosome 4, BCGSAC_Cfer_1.0, whole genome shotgun sequence genome has a segment encoding these proteins:
- the CAMSAP1 gene encoding LOW QUALITY PROTEIN: calmodulin-regulated spectrin-associated protein 1 (The sequence of the model RefSeq protein was modified relative to this genomic sequence to represent the inferred CDS: deleted 1 base in 1 codon): MVDAGGCPAGEGWRRMEAAPDGAVDIVPLDRYDPARAKIAANLQWICAKAYGIDNIPEDLRDPFYVDQYEQEHIKPPVIKLLLSSELYRRVCSLILKGDQAATLQGHQSVIQALSRKGIYVMESDDTPVTDPDLSHAPIKMSAHMAMVDALMMAYTVEMISIEKVVASVKRFSTFSASKELPYDLEDAMVFWINKVNLKMREITEKEVKLKQQLLESPAHQKVRYRREHLSARQPPYFPLLEDLLRDGSDGAALLAVVHYYCPEQMKLDDICLKEVTSMADSLYNIRLLREFSNEYLNRCFYLTLEDMLYAPLVLKPNVMVFIAELFWWFENVKPDFVQPRDVQELKDAKAVSHQKSSRPPVPISNATKRSFLGSPAVASPADLQPSAQLQAEGHRHHLHLEEPEHLGKGASAFSPSHPLLPLRQKQQKTVQGEDPPDQRHRSNSLTRVDGQPRGAAVAWMEKKHRPVSQPAPFAVHHAASCDMDPGSGDSVSLARSISKDSLASNIVHLTPQNQPHPAGTKADGKGLLNNVDIEDEDEELVAIIRTDVTHQSGDPGLMASARSPQQQADPLESKPDSFFLEPLMPAVLRPAKEKQAITKEDECGEGRPRGFSSRRPGEGHQPLVRKKAPGCHVSRDLNRTFTPVSCSELPVGFDPAPTEAGPQVAGEARSGPLSSSSFDPTSQGQSADGFFLHVARADEDSEGRFYGGCTRSPGAHGPEPWRVPRQDSDSDLADLDEAEQDFAGEDHPLGTALHGGEEESAKLQEDMKVKEHEDKDDASGRSSPCLSTVSQVSSVSMASGSVKMTSFAERKLQRLNSCETKSSTSSSQKTTPDASESCPAPLTTWKQRREQSPSRQSRDHASLLASELVQLHMQLEEKRRAIEAQKRKMEALSARQRLTLGKAAFLHVVKKGRPDVAPQPLKAEALAGEYSQHNGDDFASGGSRTEDLLVEEGRVGLLEPQDLGTEALIQQHSPKDPAVLHELERSTALSAALLEGGAGDGVGTGECELSIEKLSETISALQQAILRISQQQEQLLMEPPTAPAPGPKNGSQDPKVKAPIHFIEPLSPTGTAGHRKPPRLGQGRNSRSGRPAELKVPKERPQGSSRSKTPTPSVETLPHLRPFPPRTPSDPSWDGITDPGRDAHEKGFLDSYRLHDENNQRSPRDANIISEQGGFKEALEGVKEAGLSALSISVKESMALDEPPRSKASLIEVDLSDLKAPDEDGETGGQESAVDLGSDGDQKPGVGFFFKDEQKADDELAKKRAAFLLKQQRKAEEARVRRQQLEAEVELKRDEARRKAEEDRIRKEEEKARRELIKQEYLRRKQQQILEEQGLGKPKARPKKPRPKSVHREEPNSDSGPKSASTPDNLSRAQSGSSLSLASAATTEPESVHSGGTPAQRVESLEALPILSRNPSRSTDRDWETASAASSLASVAEYTGPKLFKEPSSKSNKSIIHNAVSHCCLAGKVNEPHKNSVLEELEKCDANHYIILFRDAGCQFRALYCYYPDTEEIYKLTGTGPKSITKKMIDKLYKYSSDRKQFNLIPAKTMSVSVDALTIHNHLWQPRRPSVPKKTQPRK, encoded by the exons ATAACATCCCCGAGGACCTCAGGGACCCGTTCTACGTCGACCAGTACGAGCAGGAGCACATCAAACCTCCCGTCATCAAGCTCCTGCTGTCCAGCGAGCTGTACCGCCGTGTCTGCAGCCTCATCCTGAAGGGGGACCAGGCGGCCACCCTGCAGGGACACCAGTCCGTCATCCAGGCCCTGTCCCGGAAAGGGATTTACGTGATGGAGAGCGATGACACCCCTGTGACGGACCCTGACCTCAGCCATGCGCCCATTAAGATG agCGCCCACATGGCGATGGTGGACGCCCTCATGATGGCCTACACCGTGGAGATGATCAGCATCGAGAAGGTGGTGGCCAGCGTCAAGCGCTTCTCCACGTTCAGCGCCTCCAAAGAGCTTCCGTACGACCTGGAGGACGCCATGGTGTTCTGGATCAACAAG GTAAATCTTAAAATGAGAGAGATAACAGAGAAAGAAGTTAAGTTAAAACAGCAGTTACTGGAAAGTCCAGCTCATCAAAAG GTGCGCTATCGCCGAGAGCACCTGTCCGCCAGGCAGCCGCCCTACTTCCCGTTGTTGGAGGACCTGCTGAGGGATGGCAGTGATGGGGCCGCCCTACTGGCCGTGGTCCACTACTACTGCCCAGAGCAGATGAAGCTGGATG ATATTTGCTTGAAGGAGGTAACATCGATGGCTGACAGTCTGTATAATATTCGGCTTCTGAGAGAATTCTCAAATGAGTATCTTAACAGATGCTTTTATCTCACGCTAGAAGATATGCTGTATGCCCCCTTAGTGCTGAAG CCAAACGTCATGGTTTTCATTGCCGAGCTCTTCTGGTGGTTTGAGAACGTCAAACCAGACTTTGTTCAGCCCAGGGATGTCCAAGAGCTGAAAGACG CTAAAGCAGTGTCACACCAGAAAAGCAGCCGGCCTCCTGTCCCCATCTCCAACGCCACCAAACGCAGCTTCCTGGGCAGCCCTGCTGTGGCGAGCCCGGCCGACCTCCAGCCCTCCGCCCAGCTGCAGGCCGAGGGCCACAGGCACCACCTGCACCTCGAGGAGCCCGAGCACCT GGGGAAAGGGGCTTCTGCCTTTAGCCCATCGCATCCTTTGTTGCCCCTGAGACAGAAACAGCAAAAGACGGTGCAGGGAGAGGACCCCCCCG ATCAGCGACACCGATCTAATTCTTTAACCCGAGTCGATGGTCAGCCCCGAGGTGCAGCGGTAGCGTGGATGGAAAAAAAACACAG GCCTGTGTCTCAGCCGGCGCCCTTCGCTGTCCATCATGCAGCAAGCTGCGACATGGACCCTGGCTCTGGCGACAGCGTCAGCCTGGCGCGCTCCATCAGCAAGGACAGCTTGGCATCCAATATTGTTCATCTGACCCCGCAGAACCAGCCACACCCCGCAGGCACCAAGGCTGATGGGAAGGGCCTGTTGAACAATGTAGACATCGAGGACGAGGATGAGGAACTCGTAGCCATCATTAGGACGGATGTCACCCACCAGAGTGGTGACCCAGGCCTGATGGCAAGTGCCAGGTCTCCCCAGCAGCAGGCGGACCCCTTAGAGAGCAAGCCTGACAGTTTCTTCCTGGAGCCGTTGATGCCGGCCGTGCTCAGGCCGGCCAAGGAGAAGCAGGCGATCACCAAGGAGGATGAGTGCGGGGAGGGGCGGCCGAGGGGCTTCTCGTCCCGCAGGCCCGGCGAGGGCCACCAGCCTCTGGTGCGGAAGAAGGCGCCTGGCTGTCACGTCAGCCGTGACTTGAACAGGACTTTCACCCCAGTCTCCTGTTCAGAACTTCCTGTGGGCTTCGACCCCGCACCCACTGAGGCAGGGCCGCAGGTGGCGGGGGAGGCCCGCAGTGGGCCCCTGTCCAGCAGCAGTTTCGATCCAACATCTCAGGGACAGTCTGCCGATGGCTTCTTTCTTCACGTAGCCAGAGCTGATGAGGACTCGGAGGGCAGGTTCTATGGGGGCTGCACACGGAGCCCTGGTGCCCACGGCCCAGAGCCCTGGCGCGTCCCAAGGCAGGACTCGGACTCCGACCTGGCTGACCTGGATGAGGCCGAGCAGGACTTCGCTGGCGAGGACCACCCCCTGGGGACAGCTCTGCACGGCGGCGAGGAGGAGTCAGCGAAGCTGCAGGAGGACATGAAGGTGAAGGAGCACGAAGACAAGGACGATGCCAGCGGCCGCTCCAGCCCGTGCTTGAGCACCGTCTCCCAGGTCAGCAGCGTCTCCATGGCCAGTGGGAGCGTGAAGATGACCAGCTTCGCCGAGAGGAAGCTGCAGAGGCTCAACAGCTGTGAAACCAAGTCGAGCACGAGCAGCTCCCAGAAGACCACGCCCGATGCCTCGGAGAGCTGCCCGGCTCCCCTGACGACGTGGAAACAGAGGCGGGAGCAGAGCCcgagcaggcagagcagggaccACGCCAGCCTCCTGGCCTCCGAGCTGGTGCAGCTGCACATGCAGCTGGAGGAGAAGCGCAGGGCCATCGAGGCGCAGAAGAGGAAGATGGAGGCGCTGTCCGCGCGGCAGCGCCTGACGCTGGGGAAGGCGGCCTTCCTGCACGTGGTCAAGAAGGGCAGGCCCGATGTGGCTCCGCAGCCACTCAAAGCAGAAGCTTTGGCTGGAGAGTATTCACAGCACAACGGGGACGATTTCGCCAGCGGTGGGTCCAGGACGGAGGACCTCCTCGtcgaggaggggagggtgggcctCCTGGAGCCACAGGACCTGGGCACGGAGGCTCTCATCCAGCAGCACAGCCCGAAGGACCCCGCCGTCCTGCATGAGCTGGAGAGGAGCACAGCGCTGTCTGCGGCCCTCCTGGAGGGCGGCGCCGGTGATGGGGTGGGCACGGGCGAGTGTGAGCTCTCCATCGAGAAGCTCAGCGAGACCATCAGCGCGCTCCAGCAGGCCATCCTCCGCATctcccagcagcaggagcagctgctCATGGAGCCCCCCACCGCACCCGCCCCCGGCCCAAAAAACGGCTCCCAGGACCCGAAGGTCAAGGCGCCCATCCACTTCATTGAGCCGCTGTCTCCGACGGGAACAGCCGGTCACCGCAAACCCCCT CGGCTCGGCCAGGGTCGGAATTCCCGCTCGGGGAGGCCAGCTGAGCTGAAGGTTCCGAAAGAGCGACCTCAAGGTTCCTCCCGAAGCAAGACCCCCACGCCCAGTGTCGAGACCCTCCCGCACCTACGGCCCTTCCCTCCGCGGACGCCCTCCGACCCGAGCTGGGACGGCATCACTGACCCTGGAAGGGATGCCCACGAGAAGGGCTTCCTGGACAGTTACAGGCTTCATGATGAGAACAACCAGAGGTCGCCCAGGGACGCGAACATCATATCGGAGCAGGGGGGCTTCAAGGAGGCGCTGGAGGGCGTGAAGGAGGCAGGGCTCAGCGCCCTCAGCATCTCGGTGAAGGAGAGTATGGCCCTGGATGAGCCCCCGCGGAGCAAGGCGAGCCTCATCGAGGTGGACCTCTCCGACCTGAAGGCCCCTGACGAGGACGGGGAGACGGGGGGCCAAGAGAGTGCCGTGGACCTTGGTAGCGATGGCGACCAGAAGCCGGGTGTCGGCTTCTTCTTCAAG GATGAGCAGAAGGCAGATGACGAGCTCGCCAAGAAGCGGGCGGCCTTCCTCCTGAAGCAGCAGCGCAAGGCTGAGGAGGCGCGCGTGCggaggcagcagctggaggctgaGGTGGAGCTCAAGCGGGACGAGGCCCG GCGTAAGGCGGAGGAAGACCGGATCcgcaaggaggaggagaaggcgcGGCGGGAGCTCATCAAGCAGGAGTACCTGCGGCGGAAGCAGCAGCAGATCCTagaggagcagggcctgggcaAACCCAAGGCCAGACCCAAGAAGCCGCGGCCGAAGTCCGTCCATCGCGAGGAGCCGAACAGTGACTCGGGACCCAAGAGCGCCTCCACCC CTGATAACCTGAGCCGGGCCCAGTCGGGCTCCAGCCTGTCCTTGGCCTCTGCGGCGACCACAGAGCCCGAGAGTGTACATTCGGGGGGCACACCCGCCCAGCG AGTGGAGTCCCTGGAAGCCTTGCCCATCCTGAGCCGCAACCCCAGCAGGAGCACGGACAGAGACTGGGAGACGGCGTCCGCAGCGTCCTCCCTCGCCTCGGTGGCCGAGTACACAG GTCCCAAGCTCTTTAAGGAGCCCAGCAGCAAGTCGAACAAGTCGATTATTCATAACGCCGTGTCCCATTGCTGTCTGGCGGGGAAAGTGAACGAGCCTCACAAGAATTCAGTGTTGGAG GAGCTGGAGAAGTGTGACGCCAATCACTACATCATACTGTTTCGCGACGCTGGCTGCCAGTTCAGGGCACTTTATTGCTACTATCCTGACACTGAAGAAATCTACAAACTAACTGGCACGGGGCCAAAGAGTATCACCAAGAAAATGATCGACAAACTGTATAAATACAGCTCAGACCGAAAACAGTTTAACCTGATCCCGGCCAAAACCATGTCTGTCAGCGTGGACGCGCTCACCATCCACAACCACTTGTGGCAGCCCAGGCGGCCCTCGGTGCCAAAGAAGACCCAGCCTCGTAAATGA